The following proteins come from a genomic window of Fontisubflavum oceani:
- a CDS encoding mandelate racemase/muconate lactonizing enzyme family protein: protein MPVRNGLLVKLTTLDGVEGWGEAWCNFPPRGNLSRLFLIEDVIAPMLLGRKLDRFDQCRPVLERDLGRLARHTGEPGPFAHCFAAIDTALADIAARAQGRPLASFLADAPGGEISVYASTPDVSRLEASIGEVLADGHVATKLKIGFDRATDMSLLRRFRDLAGGQLAVMADANQNWCLSEAKEAVAALAEFDLGFIEEPIAADAPQDQWAELTAVSPIPIAAGENITSALAFRDYTHLGGLTVLQPDVAKWGGVSGTYAVGSEIHAAGRTCAMHYMGTAIGLAASAHVLAAVGGTGPLELDANPNPLRTELGEIDLGVTNGKMQLPGGEGIGFVPDPEALKRFKVAQADVH from the coding sequence ATGCCGGTGCGCAATGGGTTGCTGGTGAAGCTGACGACACTCGATGGCGTGGAGGGATGGGGTGAGGCGTGGTGCAACTTTCCGCCCCGGGGCAATCTTTCCCGGTTGTTCCTGATCGAAGATGTCATCGCGCCGATGTTGTTGGGTCGGAAGCTCGACCGTTTTGATCAATGTCGACCGGTTTTGGAGCGCGATCTTGGTCGACTGGCCCGCCATACTGGCGAGCCTGGCCCGTTTGCCCATTGTTTTGCCGCCATCGACACGGCCCTGGCCGACATCGCGGCACGAGCGCAGGGTCGGCCTTTGGCCTCTTTTCTCGCCGACGCTCCGGGTGGCGAGATTTCCGTTTATGCCAGCACCCCCGATGTGTCGCGACTTGAAGCCTCGATTGGAGAGGTGTTGGCCGATGGGCATGTCGCGACCAAGCTGAAGATCGGCTTTGACCGTGCCACCGATATGAGCCTGCTGCGGCGCTTTCGCGACCTTGCGGGAGGGCAGTTGGCGGTGATGGCGGATGCGAACCAGAACTGGTGTCTGAGCGAAGCAAAGGAGGCGGTGGCAGCGCTGGCCGAGTTTGACCTTGGCTTCATCGAAGAGCCGATCGCCGCAGATGCCCCGCAGGATCAGTGGGCTGAACTGACCGCCGTCAGCCCGATCCCGATCGCGGCCGGCGAGAACATTACATCGGCGCTGGCCTTTCGAGACTACACCCATTTGGGCGGGTTGACGGTGCTACAGCCCGATGTTGCGAAATGGGGCGGCGTCAGTGGCACCTATGCGGTGGGGAGTGAGATTCATGCCGCAGGGCGCACCTGTGCCATGCACTACATGGGCACCGCCATTGGTCTTGCGGCCAGCGCCCATGTCTTGGCGGCGGTTGGCGGTACGGGACCGCTCGAACTGGACGCCAACCCCAACCCGCTTCGCACCGAGCTCGGGGAGATCGACCTGGGCGTCACCAATGGAAAAATGCAGCTGCCCGGAGGCGAGGGGATTGGTTTTGTGCCCGACCCCGAGGCCCTGAAGAGGTTCAAGGTTGCTCAGGCAGATGTGCACTGA
- a CDS encoding ABC transporter substrate-binding protein — MRKFLTLTSAAGALLAASAAFADVELTFRFNDGEREEMRAALDAFEADNPGITVELQTIAWGDSREQFLREGAVGQGPDVVHIAFVWTQEMAEAGIVMPIDEMTQYGEFANGFDDFIATDLTMYDGRAWGVPWSADTWAMVYRTDVLAEAGIEAMPETWDELLAASRTVAAETGKTGFAFPAADQVWFPFNYYLWSNGLTLVEEDGAGGYQPGVSVEELAAALDYFGTYINEELVPRSVLAIEVPHDPALLQALLDGSQAMAVMPTNTYRQLLSAFEEANPGAEVPFASGTMMGGSEGPQTHLGGRTLVVNSNTDHPTEAWQLLQYLTEAGLFETYYTNQFPAQRTLLSQIEYRSEELGFADQLANHTRTWGAYAESGAGVGQLWNLTARSVGSALSGQVTSTEAAEQLLAEIERVLDN, encoded by the coding sequence ATGCGCAAGTTTCTAACTCTTACATCCGCGGCTGGGGCCTTACTGGCCGCAAGCGCGGCCTTTGCGGATGTCGAGCTGACATTCCGGTTTAACGATGGCGAGCGCGAGGAAATGCGCGCCGCCCTGGATGCGTTCGAGGCGGACAACCCTGGGATCACAGTCGAGCTTCAAACAATTGCTTGGGGCGATTCTCGCGAACAGTTCCTGCGCGAGGGTGCGGTGGGGCAGGGCCCTGATGTGGTTCATATCGCGTTTGTTTGGACCCAGGAAATGGCCGAGGCGGGCATCGTGATGCCCATCGACGAGATGACCCAGTATGGCGAGTTCGCCAATGGGTTCGACGATTTCATCGCCACCGACCTGACGATGTATGACGGCCGTGCCTGGGGCGTGCCCTGGTCTGCTGACACATGGGCCATGGTGTACCGGACCGATGTGCTGGCCGAGGCTGGGATCGAGGCGATGCCTGAAACCTGGGATGAGCTCCTGGCCGCCAGCCGGACCGTCGCGGCAGAGACTGGCAAGACCGGCTTTGCCTTCCCTGCCGCCGATCAGGTCTGGTTCCCGTTCAACTATTATCTGTGGTCCAACGGCCTGACGCTTGTTGAAGAGGATGGCGCGGGTGGATACCAGCCTGGCGTGAGCGTCGAGGAACTCGCTGCTGCGCTCGATTATTTCGGCACCTATATCAACGAAGAGCTTGTGCCGCGTTCGGTTTTGGCCATTGAGGTGCCACATGATCCGGCACTGTTGCAAGCGCTCTTGGATGGCTCGCAGGCGATGGCGGTGATGCCGACAAACACCTATCGTCAGCTTCTTTCGGCCTTTGAGGAGGCCAATCCCGGCGCCGAGGTGCCTTTTGCCTCCGGTACGATGATGGGGGGCAGCGAAGGGCCGCAGACTCATCTGGGTGGGCGCACTTTGGTGGTGAACTCCAACACCGATCACCCGACCGAGGCGTGGCAATTGCTGCAGTATCTGACCGAGGCGGGCCTGTTCGAGACCTATTACACCAACCAGTTCCCGGCGCAGCGCACGTTGCTGTCGCAGATCGAGTATCGCAGCGAAGAGTTGGGCTTTGCCGATCAGCTTGCCAACCATACCCGCACTTGGGGTGCCTATGCCGAAAGCGGCGCGGGCGTCGGGCAGCTCTGGAACCTGACCGCGCGGTCTGTTGGCTCGGCCTTGTCGGGTCAGGTCACCTCGACCGAAGCGGCGGAGCAGTTGCTGGCAGAGATCGAGCGTGTGCTCGATAATTGA
- a CDS encoding carbohydrate ABC transporter permease, whose product MALSPTARDRINAFWMLFPTFLILVGFYLYPTLYNLELSFTDITLLQLRQGGENVGLANYTEFLTSPSFFDIAFNTVVWLTAISVSLKLLLGLLFALLLNSRFVAGLRLTTVTRLMLLVPWATPPVVAVIAWRWLFDPTHGAINQALLWTGLIDDPVAFLAELTTVWPSIVTIIVWNTTPLIAVSLLAALQTIPEELNEAAAIDGATTWQQFRFVTLPYLMPTISVLGLMSVIWTFNNFVYVWLATGAGPGTYTNVLATEIYLRAFVDLRIGYSSAIGIVMAVVMALFGALYFRFFGLSDMQDKVG is encoded by the coding sequence ATGGCACTCTCCCCAACCGCCCGTGACCGGATCAATGCCTTCTGGATGCTGTTTCCAACCTTCCTGATCCTCGTCGGGTTCTACCTGTATCCCACGCTGTATAATCTGGAGTTGAGCTTCACCGACATCACGCTGCTGCAGTTGCGGCAGGGGGGCGAAAATGTCGGGCTTGCGAACTATACTGAGTTTTTGACCAGCCCGAGCTTCTTTGACATCGCCTTCAACACGGTGGTCTGGCTGACGGCGATCAGCGTGTCGCTGAAGCTGCTTCTGGGGCTGTTGTTTGCGTTGCTGCTGAACTCGCGTTTTGTAGCGGGGCTGAGACTGACCACGGTCACCCGGCTGATGCTGCTGGTCCCATGGGCGACGCCGCCGGTGGTCGCTGTGATCGCCTGGCGCTGGCTGTTTGATCCGACCCATGGCGCGATCAATCAGGCGCTGCTCTGGACCGGTCTGATCGATGATCCGGTGGCGTTTCTCGCCGAGCTGACAACCGTTTGGCCTTCCATCGTGACAATCATTGTCTGGAACACCACGCCCTTGATCGCGGTCTCTCTGTTGGCTGCTCTGCAAACGATCCCAGAAGAACTGAACGAGGCCGCGGCGATTGACGGTGCCACAACGTGGCAGCAATTCCGCTTTGTCACGCTGCCTTACCTGATGCCGACGATCTCGGTCTTAGGGCTGATGTCGGTGATCTGGACGTTCAATAATTTTGTCTATGTCTGGCTCGCAACGGGCGCGGGACCCGGTACCTATACCAATGTGCTGGCGACCGAGATTTACCTGCGTGCCTTTGTGGATCTCAGGATCGGGTACAGCTCCGCCATCGGGATTGTCATGGCGGTGGTCATGGCCCTGTTCGGCGCGCTCTATTTCCGCTTCTTCGGGTTGAGCGACATGCAGGACAAGGTGGGTTGA
- a CDS encoding ABC transporter permease family protein: MRERLARAIENGGMFLAVTLFMVFLLAPAAFVFRGSIQNISVSLVSSDGGFTLDNYLSILSDGYFVYVFNSLYICAAATVLACTISLFAAYGLSRFRFPGRGFVFGAIMGGSSFPGSSWSIRSLSFSPAAA, encoded by the coding sequence ATGCGCGAACGTCTGGCAAGAGCCATTGAAAATGGTGGCATGTTTCTGGCCGTCACCCTCTTCATGGTGTTTCTCCTGGCCCCCGCAGCCTTCGTCTTCCGGGGCTCGATTCAGAATATCTCGGTGTCACTGGTCTCTAGCGACGGGGGCTTCACTCTCGATAACTACCTGTCGATCCTGTCGGATGGGTATTTCGTCTATGTTTTCAACTCGCTCTATATCTGCGCGGCGGCGACAGTGCTCGCCTGCACGATCTCGCTGTTTGCCGCATATGGGCTGTCGCGGTTCCGCTTCCCGGGGCGGGGCTTCGTGTTCGGCGCGATTATGGGGGGCAGTTCTTTCCCTGGATCATCCTGGTCAATCCGATCTTTATCTTTTTCGCCCGCAGCGGCCTGA
- a CDS encoding carbohydrate ABC transporter permease: MINSHIGLILCYAAFVTPFTIYLLVGYLTTIPKALDEAAIVDGANRFQVIRLVILPIMWPGLVAAATFGFLQSWSEYLLALALITEDGLKTIPLGLYQYFGDVQVDWGAVMAGSVVATVPTLLLFLPLQKKLVSGLTQGATK, from the coding sequence CTGATCAACAGCCATATCGGCTTGATCCTGTGTTACGCGGCCTTTGTCACGCCGTTCACCATCTACCTGCTGGTGGGTTATCTAACGACGATCCCTAAGGCGCTTGATGAAGCGGCGATTGTCGATGGGGCGAACCGGTTTCAGGTGATCCGCCTGGTGATCTTGCCGATCATGTGGCCCGGTCTGGTCGCGGCGGCCACCTTCGGCTTCCTGCAAAGCTGGTCGGAATACTTGTTGGCGCTGGCTCTGATCACCGAGGATGGGTTGAAGACCATTCCCCTGGGCCTCTACCAGTATTTCGGCGATGTGCAGGTCGATTGGGGGGCGGTTATGGCGGGCTCCGTGGTCGCGACAGTGCCAACGCTGCTCTTGTTCCTGCCTTTGCAGAAGAAGCTGGTCTCGGGCCTAACGCAGGGGGCAACCAAATGA
- a CDS encoding L-rhamnose mutarotase: MHRAPDPVVGPALLAHGHADYRLHLLGGYAIASFDYLGSDLDADRARLRALPELADWMARTKACQAPLSEAPNAPVWSPLQQIYPLQRER; encoded by the coding sequence ATGCATCGCGCCCCTGATCCTGTGGTCGGGCCTGCGCTTCTGGCCCATGGGCATGCGGACTATCGGCTGCACTTGCTTGGGGGGTATGCAATCGCCAGCTTCGACTATCTGGGCAGTGATCTGGATGCCGACCGCGCACGGTTGCGGGCCTTGCCGGAGCTTGCCGACTGGATGGCCCGCACCAAAGCCTGTCAGGCACCACTGTCAGAAGCGCCAAACGCGCCGGTCTGGTCTCCGTTGCAGCAGATCTATCCCCTTCAAAGGGAACGCTGA
- a CDS encoding amidohydrolase family protein, whose translation MAIDTHVHLWRLDRGDYDWLTPARPRIHRDFLPGDMWAAQEDLPISGVIAVQAAPTWAETDWLLEQAAAHPRIVGVTGWADLTAPDARDVITEMARNPRLKGLRPMEAIAAGPEWLSTEAYADGLAALAETDLVLEALALPHHLRGVAAVAECHIDLPIIINHAAKPTPATVEAWRQDLAAFTDLPNVICKMSGFTAQSRDDAFHQHVWDMVYGVFGPDRMMWGSDFPVLQETSTYQAWFDLSERLAIGMSQDERDQVFLGTAARCYGLNEEQTT comes from the coding sequence ATGGCGATCGACACTCATGTCCATCTCTGGAGGCTCGATCGCGGGGATTATGACTGGCTGACGCCTGCGCGCCCGCGCATCCACCGCGACTTTCTCCCTGGTGATATGTGGGCGGCGCAAGAGGATCTGCCAATTTCTGGCGTCATAGCGGTACAGGCGGCACCGACATGGGCCGAGACGGACTGGCTCTTGGAGCAGGCGGCGGCGCATCCCAGGATCGTCGGCGTGACCGGATGGGCCGACCTGACGGCACCGGATGCGCGCGATGTGATCACAGAGATGGCGCGCAATCCCCGGCTTAAGGGCCTACGCCCGATGGAAGCGATCGCCGCAGGGCCGGAATGGCTGAGCACCGAGGCTTACGCTGACGGGTTGGCCGCGCTGGCCGAAACCGATCTAGTGTTGGAAGCGTTGGCCTTGCCGCATCATCTTCGCGGCGTCGCCGCTGTTGCCGAATGCCACATCGATCTGCCGATCATTATAAACCACGCAGCGAAACCGACACCAGCGACGGTTGAGGCGTGGCGCCAAGACTTGGCTGCATTCACCGATCTACCCAATGTCATATGCAAAATGTCGGGTTTCACAGCGCAGAGCCGGGACGACGCGTTTCATCAACATGTCTGGGATATGGTCTATGGCGTCTTCGGCCCGGACCGCATGATGTGGGGCAGCGACTTTCCGGTCTTGCAGGAAACCTCGACCTATCAGGCATGGTTTGATCTGTCTGAGCGGCTGGCAATCGGGATGTCACAGGACGAGCGGGACCAGGTCTTCCTAGGCACCGCCGCGCGTTGTTACGGTTTGAACGAGGAACAGACAACATGA
- a CDS encoding SDR family oxidoreductase — MKRLDGKTCLVTAAGQGIGRACALAMAAEGARVLATDINAGALESLAADGIKTAVFDVCDPDAIAGFRDLIAAPSVLFNCAGFVDNGTILDCDEAAWARSVELNVTAMYRMIRAFLPGMIAAGGGSIINMSSVASSVIAAPNRFVYGTTKAAVIGMTKAVAADHIGQGIRCNAICPGTVDSPSLHDRLRATGNYEAAHADFVARQPIGRIGTPEEIAALTVYLASDESAYTTGVAHVIDGGWSNV; from the coding sequence ATGAAACGATTAGATGGCAAGACCTGCCTGGTGACGGCAGCGGGGCAGGGTATTGGGCGGGCCTGCGCCCTGGCAATGGCAGCGGAGGGGGCGCGGGTGCTGGCCACCGATATCAATGCCGGGGCGTTGGAGAGTTTGGCCGCAGATGGGATCAAGACGGCGGTTTTCGATGTCTGCGATCCCGACGCCATCGCCGGGTTCCGTGATCTAATCGCCGCGCCCTCGGTTCTTTTCAACTGCGCCGGCTTCGTTGACAACGGCACGATCCTGGATTGTGACGAGGCCGCCTGGGCACGCTCGGTCGAACTCAATGTGACGGCTATGTACCGGATGATCCGCGCCTTCCTGCCCGGCATGATCGCGGCGGGCGGCGGATCGATTATCAATATGTCTTCGGTCGCCTCTTCGGTCATCGCGGCGCCAAACCGCTTTGTCTATGGCACCACTAAAGCCGCCGTGATCGGTATGACCAAAGCTGTGGCGGCGGACCATATCGGGCAAGGCATCCGCTGCAATGCGATCTGCCCAGGCACGGTGGACAGTCCGTCATTGCATGACCGGTTGCGCGCTACCGGCAATTACGAAGCTGCCCATGCCGATTTTGTTGCCCGGCAGCCCATTGGCCGGATCGGCACGCCCGAAGAAATTGCGGCGCTCACAGTCTATCTGGCCTCCGACGAGAGCGCATATACGACCGGAGTTGCCCATGTCATCGATGGTGGCTGGTCCAACGTTTAA
- a CDS encoding fumarylacetoacetate hydrolase family protein produces the protein MKLLRVGPAGQEKPALLDASGMPRDLSAHIDDVSGDALSDESLARLRQLDPESLPALPSDARIGPCVGHVGKFICIGLNYADHAAEAGMALPEEPVIFFKATSAIVGPNDDVEIPRGSVKTDWEVELGVVIGKPAKYISEAEALDHVAGYCVVNDLSERDFQLHRSGQWVKGKSADTFGPIGPWLVTRDEVTDPQDLPMYLEVNGTRFQDGSTRTMHFGVATVVSHLSQFMSLQPGDVISTGTPPGVGMGQKPEQYLQTGDSMVLGIRGLGVQRQRVVAG, from the coding sequence ATGAAACTGCTACGTGTTGGCCCAGCGGGCCAAGAAAAACCGGCCTTGCTGGATGCGTCGGGCATGCCGCGAGATCTTTCGGCCCATATCGACGATGTGTCGGGGGATGCGCTGAGCGACGAGAGCCTTGCCCGGCTGCGCCAGCTTGACCCCGAAAGCCTGCCCGCCCTGCCGAGCGATGCCCGTATCGGGCCCTGCGTGGGGCACGTGGGCAAGTTCATTTGCATTGGCCTGAACTACGCCGATCATGCGGCGGAGGCAGGTATGGCATTGCCTGAAGAGCCGGTGATCTTCTTCAAAGCGACCTCGGCCATTGTCGGCCCAAACGATGATGTCGAAATTCCCCGCGGGTCGGTCAAAACCGATTGGGAGGTCGAACTGGGCGTTGTGATCGGCAAGCCCGCCAAATACATCTCCGAAGCCGAGGCGCTTGATCATGTCGCGGGCTATTGTGTGGTTAATGACCTGAGCGAGCGGGATTTTCAGCTGCATCGCTCCGGCCAATGGGTAAAGGGAAAATCCGCCGACACGTTCGGCCCGATCGGCCCCTGGTTGGTGACCCGCGATGAGGTGACCGATCCGCAGGACCTGCCGATGTATCTCGAGGTGAATGGTACGCGCTTTCAGGATGGGTCGACCCGCACCATGCACTTCGGCGTGGCGACTGTTGTGTCTCACCTGTCGCAGTTCATGAGCCTGCAGCCAGGCGATGTGATCTCGACCGGCACGCCGCCGGGTGTGGGCATGGGGCAAAAGCCTGAGCAATACCTCCAGACCGGCGACAGCATGGTGTTGGGCATCAGAGGCCTGGGCGTGCAGCGTCAAAGGGTTGTTGCGGGCTGA
- a CDS encoding serine hydrolase domain-containing protein — protein MSHFDPNALKEAPARAMEDFADDSPAPAVLIEVARDGLSVRNATGTIELDGDRAASTDNTFEVGSQTKMMTSVIIQQLVGEGAIDFDAPLSEQMDLSGLEGIPNIEEVTVRELLANRSGIPDFDTVPGEGGLPAFIELLLADPTQTLGPDGMLALVADQPADFEPGEGYGYSNTNYLLLQKLIEQTTGDSFAEVMSDRIFSVAGMDDSSMRSEGQTDGMLRSYAELFPGDVIDVTDVPIDFGASGGVVSTTFRHDPFHGRVAGLSHAAATRAIGRDAGLPCRGWHPKSGWRKPWSVVGHRVWATIHWVRRRYPGDKYSDLPACRIRYNLLHRDHPFGCGTYRIAGRRLRRNLQ, from the coding sequence ATGTCCCATTTTGACCCTAACGCCTTGAAAGAGGCACCTGCCCGCGCGATGGAAGACTTCGCAGACGACAGTCCTGCGCCCGCTGTCTTGATTGAGGTGGCACGCGACGGGCTGTCGGTGCGCAACGCCACCGGTACGATTGAGCTTGACGGCGATCGGGCGGCCAGCACGGACAATACATTTGAAGTTGGGTCTCAGACCAAGATGATGACATCGGTCATCATTCAGCAACTGGTTGGCGAAGGGGCGATCGACTTTGACGCCCCGCTGTCGGAACAAATGGATCTATCCGGTCTGGAAGGCATTCCCAATATCGAAGAGGTGACCGTGCGCGAGTTGCTGGCTAACCGGTCTGGCATCCCCGATTTCGATACAGTTCCCGGCGAAGGAGGCTTGCCCGCATTCATTGAACTGCTCTTAGCCGATCCAACTCAGACGTTGGGGCCCGACGGCATGTTGGCGCTTGTCGCAGATCAACCCGCCGACTTTGAACCTGGCGAAGGTTACGGATACTCAAATACAAACTACTTGCTTCTGCAAAAATTGATCGAACAAACGACGGGCGACAGTTTCGCTGAAGTGATGTCCGACCGTATTTTCTCTGTTGCTGGCATGGATGACAGCTCGATGAGATCCGAAGGCCAAACAGACGGTATGCTGCGGTCCTATGCGGAGCTTTTCCCGGGCGATGTCATCGACGTCACAGATGTACCCATAGATTTTGGTGCGTCTGGCGGCGTTGTATCGACCACTTTCAGACATGATCCGTTTCATGGACGCGTTGCTGGTCTCTCGCACGCTGCTGCCACCCGAGCAATTGGAAGAGATGCTGGACTTCCGTGCAGAGGATGGCACCCCAAGTCTGGATGGAGAAAGCCTTGGTCTGTCGTCGGGCATCGCGTATGGGCAACAATTCATTGGGTTCGCCGGCGGTACCCTGGGGACAAATACAGCGACCTTCCTGCATGTCGAATCCGGTACAATCTTCTCCATCGCGACCACCCATTCGGATGCGGAACCTACAGAATTGCTGGTCGCCGCCTTCGCCGAAATCTTCAATGA
- a CDS encoding calcium-binding protein, translated as MLVAAFAEIFNDDNWASFDPSDESFTIAGTAAEISLTEDEDAAGGPETVLELGNASLTFEGRLGDLDTGRFTFSDGSTLSIGTDGRDVIDVLRQTPDAAHSDNQLIGGAGNDHLRGGYGDDTIDGGEGNDILSGNQGNDHLSGGAGRDHLRGGSGDDVLSGGDGTDMLRGGAGDDVLDGGAGRDYMWGGDGADTFVFQLDAGQDRIFDFSVGEDLLDFSQTGLSFSDLEISTHGSYTQISFGDAEISIFGNSCEPLTEDSFIF; from the coding sequence TTGCTGGTCGCCGCCTTCGCCGAAATCTTCAATGATGATAACTGGGCAAGTTTCGATCCATCGGATGAGAGCTTTACGATTGCAGGCACAGCGGCCGAGATTTCGCTGACCGAGGATGAAGATGCAGCAGGCGGACCAGAAACCGTGTTGGAACTGGGCAACGCCAGCCTGACCTTTGAAGGCCGACTGGGTGATCTGGATACGGGTCGCTTCACCTTTTCGGACGGCTCGACGCTGTCGATCGGCACCGATGGTCGGGATGTCATCGATGTTCTTCGCCAAACGCCAGATGCAGCGCACAGCGACAACCAACTGATTGGCGGTGCTGGCAATGATCATCTTCGTGGTGGATATGGCGATGACACGATTGACGGCGGTGAGGGCAATGACATCCTGAGCGGCAATCAGGGCAATGACCACCTGAGCGGTGGCGCAGGGCGCGACCATCTGCGCGGCGGCAGCGGCGATGACGTTCTGTCGGGTGGCGATGGGACGGACATGTTGCGCGGCGGTGCTGGAGATGACGTGCTCGATGGTGGTGCCGGCCGCGATTACATGTGGGGCGGCGACGGGGCCGATACGTTTGTGTTTCAGCTCGACGCTGGCCAGGATCGCATCTTTGACTTTAGTGTTGGTGAAGACCTGCTCGACTTCTCTCAGACTGGATTGAGCTTCAGTGACCTTGAGATCAGCACACACGGTAGCTATACGCAGATCAGCTTCGGCGATGCCGAGATTTCCATCTTCGGAAACAGTTGTGAGCCCTTGACCGAAGACAGTTTTATCTTCTGA
- a CDS encoding helix-turn-helix transcriptional regulator, which produces MPLALFFLANVVELLALPTSYLLSRDNSEFLILLVELAEVPLTMVQPFLLWLYVHRLTNDPTRESAKPRWIWHGGPIVFAVALYVYILLLPPSLQASLQPGVGDLVIWQTLALVGLYGATALFYALVPIYAVLILRRLSRYRSRLKDLFASTESRELAWAWWLAAAVVVFWAFNSIAILASVFDLSFPGADVFESLLAAILLRYVLMWIIALWGARQKPGIVVPPEPVLADDAQTPPMRKYGKSGLDDTRLDRLAGKIEALMADQHLYLEPDLSLWDLASRIGVTTHYASQALNEKIGERFFDYVNRWRIRDATDRLRNTDSTILTIAYDVGFNSRSSFYAAFKRELGMTPSQYRASG; this is translated from the coding sequence TTGCCCCTGGCCCTCTTCTTTCTGGCCAATGTGGTCGAACTTCTGGCCTTGCCAACCTCGTATCTTCTCTCTCGAGATAACTCGGAGTTCCTGATCCTGCTGGTTGAGCTCGCGGAGGTCCCTCTGACGATGGTTCAGCCATTCCTCTTATGGCTTTACGTGCATCGCTTGACCAACGACCCGACCCGAGAGAGCGCAAAACCGCGCTGGATTTGGCATGGGGGTCCGATTGTGTTTGCCGTGGCTCTCTATGTCTACATCTTGCTTCTGCCGCCATCTTTGCAGGCGAGTCTGCAACCCGGCGTTGGCGATTTGGTGATTTGGCAGACCCTCGCCTTGGTCGGGCTCTACGGCGCGACAGCGTTGTTCTACGCTTTGGTGCCGATCTATGCCGTGCTGATCCTGCGGCGCCTCAGTCGATACAGAAGCCGCCTCAAAGACCTCTTCGCCAGCACGGAAAGCCGTGAATTGGCCTGGGCCTGGTGGCTGGCTGCGGCTGTCGTTGTGTTCTGGGCCTTCAACTCTATTGCAATTCTGGCGTCGGTGTTCGATCTGAGCTTCCCGGGGGCTGACGTTTTTGAGTCACTTCTGGCTGCGATCCTGCTCCGCTATGTTTTGATGTGGATCATCGCCCTTTGGGGTGCGCGGCAGAAGCCGGGCATTGTCGTACCTCCTGAACCGGTTCTGGCAGATGATGCTCAGACACCACCCATGCGGAAATATGGCAAGTCCGGGCTCGACGACACCCGGCTCGACCGGCTCGCCGGAAAAATCGAAGCGTTGATGGCGGACCAGCATCTCTATCTCGAACCCGATCTCTCCCTTTGGGATTTGGCGAGCCGGATCGGCGTGACCACGCATTACGCCTCGCAAGCGCTGAACGAGAAAATCGGGGAACGGTTTTTCGACTATGTGAATCGCTGGCGTATTCGCGATGCGACAGACAGGCTGCGCAACACCGACTCGACCATTCTGACCATTGCCTACGACGTCGGGTTCAACTCGCGCTCGTCTTTCTACGCCGCGTTCAAACGCGAACTTGGGATGACCCCGTCCCAATACCGGGCCAGCGGGTAG
- the ubiG gene encoding bifunctional 2-polyprenyl-6-hydroxyphenol methylase/3-demethylubiquinol 3-O-methyltransferase UbiG, with protein MSTATQTVDAGEIAKFEAMAAEWWDPHGKFKPLHMLNPTRLDYITTQIAAEFGRGLKTNMPFAGLRILDIGCGGGLLSEPMARLGAEVVGADAAERNIPVAQVHAEQSGLDIDYRHTTAEALAEAGEQFDVVLNMEVVEHVADPQGYLTACQQLLKPGGLMICSTINRNPKSFAMAIVGAEYVMRWLPKGTHEWQKFITPDELFGLIANAGLTPVDRKGFVFNPIAWAWSLSDRDLSVNYVTASTKPA; from the coding sequence ATGAGCACCGCGACGCAAACTGTCGATGCTGGCGAGATTGCTAAATTTGAGGCAATGGCGGCGGAGTGGTGGGACCCCCATGGCAAGTTCAAACCGCTGCATATGCTGAACCCGACGCGGCTGGACTATATCACCACGCAGATCGCCGCCGAATTTGGGCGTGGCCTAAAGACCAACATGCCATTCGCCGGTTTGCGGATTCTCGATATCGGCTGCGGCGGCGGGCTGTTGTCGGAACCCATGGCGCGACTCGGGGCCGAGGTGGTTGGCGCAGATGCCGCCGAGCGCAACATTCCCGTAGCGCAGGTCCACGCAGAACAATCCGGCCTGGACATCGACTACCGCCATACGACTGCAGAAGCACTGGCCGAGGCTGGCGAGCAGTTCGACGTGGTTCTCAACATGGAAGTGGTCGAACATGTCGCCGACCCGCAGGGTTATCTGACCGCCTGCCAGCAGCTCCTGAAACCCGGCGGGCTGATGATCTGCTCAACCATCAACCGGAACCCCAAAAGCTTCGCAATGGCAATTGTCGGCGCAGAATATGTGATGCGCTGGCTTCCGAAAGGCACCCATGAGTGGCAGAAATTCATCACGCCTGATGAGCTTTTTGGTCTCATCGCGAACGCCGGCCTTACGCCGGTGGACCGCAAAGGCTTTGTCTTCAACCCCATTGCATGGGCCTGGAGCCTCTCCGACCGCGACCTGAGCGTGAACTATGTGACGGCCAGCACAAAGCCGGCATAG